A region from the Lolium perenne isolate Kyuss_39 chromosome 4, Kyuss_2.0, whole genome shotgun sequence genome encodes:
- the LOC127326158 gene encoding probable dolichyl-diphosphooligosaccharide--protein glycosyltransferase subunit 3, translated as MAISPHHLLPLLLLLAAAAASAGANNLVGELESLRSRSPSGVIHLTDTSVTRFLSSSTRPYSVLVFFDATSLHSKSDLHLPQLRREFALLSAAFQANNPASSDLFFADIEFSESQHSFSQFGVNSLPHVRLIRPHHSRLADSEQMDQSHFSRLADSMLEFVEARTGLQVGPITRPPLVSRNQIILLVVMFLASIPFGVKRILQGDTLLHDRRVWMAGALFVYFFSVSGGMYGIIRHTPMFITDRADPNKLVFFYQGSGMQLGAEGFAVGSLYTLVGLMIAVVTHLLVKVESLQTQRFAMVAVMIVGWWAVRKVIFLDNWKTGYSIHTFWPSSWR; from the coding sequence ATGGCGATCTCTCCCCACCACCTccttcccctcctcctcctcctcgccgccgccgccgcttccgccGGCGCCAACAACCTCGTTGGAGAGCTCGAGTCCCTGCGCTCCCGCTCCCCTTCCGGCGTGATCCACCTCACCGATACCTCCGTCACGCGCTTCCTCTCATCGTCCACGCGCCCCTACTCCGTCCTCGTCTTCTTCGACGCCACATCGCTCCACTCCAAGTCCGACCTGCACCTCCCCCAGCTCCGCCGCGAGTTCGCGCTCCTATCCGCCGCCTTCCAGGCCAACAACCCGGCCTCCTCCGACCTCTTCTTCGCCGACATCGAGTTCTCCGAGTCGCAGCACTCCTTCTCCCAGTTCGGCGTCAACTCCCTCCCCCACGTCCGCCTCATCCGCCCCCACCACTCCCGCCTCGCCGACTCCGAGCAGATGGACCAGTCCCACTTCTCCCGCCTCGCCGACTCCATGCTCGAGTTCGTCGAGGCCCGCACCGGCCTCCAGGTCGGCCCCATCACCCGCCCGCCCCTCGTCTCCCGCAACCAGATCATCCTGCTCGTCGTCATGTTCCTCGCCTCCATCCCCTTCGGGGTCAAGAGGATCTTGCAAGGGGACACCCTGCTGCATGACCGCCGCGTCTGGATGGCAGGGGCGCTCTTTGTCTACTTCTTCAGCGTCTCAGGGGGCATGTACGGGATCATCAGGCATACGCCCATGTTCATCACGGACCGGGCGGATCCAAACAAGCTCGTCTTCTTCTACCAGGGTTCAGGGATGCAGCTCGGCGCGGAGGGGTTTGCGGTCGGCTCCCTGTACACCCTCGTAGGCCTGATGATAGCTGTCGTCACGCACTTGCTGGTCAAGGTGGAGAGCCTGCAGACGCAGCGGTTTGCAATGGTGGCTGTCATGATAGTCGGATGGTGGGCTGTCAGGAAGGTCATTTTCTTGGATAACTGGAAGACTGGATATAGCATTCATACCTTCTGGCCTAGTAGCTGGAGGTAA
- the LOC139830610 gene encoding hsp70-Hsp90 organizing protein-like codes for MFANRSLCWLRKGEGDRALQDARHCKMMKPGWSKAWYREGAALGFMKDYEGAAAAFHRALQLDPKSNEIKEALREAVKSMEEMQHD; via the exons ATGTTTGCCAACCGGAGCCTCTGCTGGCTGCGAAAGGGTGAAGGGGATAGAGCTTTGCAAGATGCGCGGCACTGCAAAATGATGAAGCCCGGTTGGTCCAAGGCATGGTACCGTGAAGGGGCAGCCCTCGGATTCATGAAG GACTACGAAGGAGCCGCCGCCGCGTTCCACAGAGCTCTGCAACTCGACCCCAAGAGCAACGAGATCAAGGAAGCGCTGAG GGAGGCGGTGAAGTCTATGGAGGAGATGCAGCACGACTAA